A region of the Mycteria americana isolate JAX WOST 10 ecotype Jacksonville Zoo and Gardens chromosome 24, USCA_MyAme_1.0, whole genome shotgun sequence genome:
TCACTAAAGGCATTTTTACCATATAAAAACTGGGCTCCTGAAGCTTAATGATGGTTTATACAGCTTCAGAATTTCCTCCTCTAGATGCTTGGTAGATACCAATCAGGGAAGATATGGTCCCCAGGAGACCTACTAACCACGGAGGAAAGCGTCCAGCCCAAAGAAACCCCGGAGGCAGCCAGTGGATTGCGTTGGAGAGATCTGCCATGTGTGTGAGGATGCTCAAAACTTCAGCCTTCACTTGGGCTTTCGCTTCCTTTTGACTCGGAGGCGAAGATGTACTGTTGGAAGCAAAAGTTACATCAGTGATAGCCCATAATGTAATAGTAATTCGCGATAGCTCACAAATGAGAACAGATGTATTTGGGTTAAATCAGCCAAGGAGGGAAATCGTACCACTTGTGCTGCCTCAGCTTTCTTCTTAATTGGAACAAGACTCTCAGGGATCTGAAAACAAGACAACAGCATTATTTCTCCTACAGTAACAaaggggagggttttttttctccagcattaACTGCATCCGTGAGGAAGAGCACCCTTCTGCACCAGAGAGGGTCCTTCATTTTAGCCTGATTACAGGGAATGCAGTTCATTCCCCGTCCGTTCTCCTTCCAGACTGCGGCACCCCAGCCAGCCTTACCGCAGGATGcccaggagcagggagaaggCCCAGAACGCCGTGCTCAGAGTCCACCACTTCTGAGAGCCGACGCGGATGATGCCGGCATCGGCCGCCCACGCGATGTGCTCGCAGGGGTAGTAGAGCTGGTTGGCCAGGTTGCAGAGCACCGACAGCCCCCGCACCAGGCCGTCCTCGTCCTGCGGGGAGCACGGGGGACACGCCTTGGCGCCTGCGGCGTGGCCGGGGAGGCTGCCGGTGCACCCCGTGCCCCACGCTCACCTTGGGGCCCAGCCCGTAGCCGCAGCTGTAGCTGAGCATGGCGAGGTCGTCGAAGAGGCGCAGGGCCGTGCGGCAGGCGCTCAGCTGGGCCGACACGGTCAGGAGGCTCCCGGCCAGCCCGGACGGCGGGGCCTGCGGCCCGGCCAGCGCCCCGCCCGCCAGCTGACAGCCATAGCAGAGCGCACGGACCTGCGGAGGCACAGCCCGGTGAGGGCCCGGCCGTACCGGCGGGAcagggccccgccgggccgctcCCGCCACTCACCACCCGGTCGCGGCCGCGGTAGGTCTCCAGCACGGCGACCAGGCCGCTGAGCGCGCCCGCCGCCATAGCAACGCTTCCGGGATGTGGCGTcacggggaggggcggggctcgCGGCCCGCCTGGGGCTGGCGCGGGGCTCGCCGGGAAAGTGGCGGAGCCGTCGCCATGGCGACGCGGCCCGGTGGCTGCCGAAGCCCGGCCGCGGCCTCCCGCCTCCTCGGCGATGGCGGGCAGCGCGGTGCCGGCCATCCCAGCCCCCCTCACGG
Encoded here:
- the PEX11G gene encoding peroxisomal membrane protein 11C isoform X3 — its product is MAAGALSGLVAVLETYRGRDRVVRALCYGCQLAGGALAGPQAPPSGLAGSLLTVSAQLSACRTALRLFDDLAMLSYSCGYGLGPKDEDGLVRGLSVLCNLANQLYYPCEHIAWAADAGIIRVGSQKWWTLSTAFWAFSLLLGILRSLRVLFQLRRKLRQHKCTSSPPSQKEAKAQVKAEVLSILTHMADLSNAIHWLPPGFLWAGRFPP
- the PEX11G gene encoding peroxisomal membrane protein 11C isoform X1, with translation MAAGALSGLVAVLETYRGRDRVVRALCYGCQLAGGALAGPQAPPSGLAGSLLTVSAQLSACRTALRLFDDLAMLSYSCGYGLGPKDEDGLVRGLSVLCNLANQLYYPCEHIAWAADAGIIRVGSQKWWTLSTAFWAFSLLLGILRSLRVLFQLRRKLRQHKCTSSPPSQKEAKAQVKAEVLSILTHMADLSNAIHWLPPGFLWAGRFPPWLVGLLGTISSLIGIYQASRGGNSEAV